Genomic DNA from Nonomuraea rubra:
TGACCCAGGAGCTCAACCGCAGCGGCCGCGACGTGCCCGACGCCACCATGCCCGCGCTGAGCGGCGACAGGAAGACCGACTGGACCGCCTTCGAGGCCGTCTACAGGAAGACCACCGACCAGGTCCCCGACCTGCGTGACAAGCTCGCCGTCGCCACCCTCGAAGCCCTCGTGGGCGCACTCGGCGACAACCACGCCCGCTGGGCGCACGGCGCCGCGAGGCACCCCGACCACTACGACGGCGACGGCTACGGCCTGGGCCTCCATGCCAGCGTCAACGGCCCCCAGGTGGACGGCAACCCGGGCGCCGCCGTCCCGCCCCTGTTCGTCACCACCGTGCAGGGCGGCGCGGCACAGGCGGCCGGGGTTCGTCCCGGCGACGTCATCGAGTCGATCAACGGCTCGGCGCCCTTCATCGACGGCAGGGCCACCTCCGCGATCGCCGCGCTCTACCCCGACTACCCGGAAGCGCGCCCGGTCCGGCTCCGGCTGCTGCGCGAGAGCACCGGCCGCCGCTGGACCGTGACGCTCGAACCGGGCCTCTACCAGCGGGACCTCGCCACCCTCCAGGTGGTGCGGTCGAAGCTGCTGGACGACGGCGTCGCCTACGTACGCCTGTCCGGGTTCGCCCCCGACTCGGCGAAACGGGCGCTCAACGCGATCGCCAGGATGCGCCAGGGCAGGACGCTCACCGGCGTCGTGCTGGACCTGCGCGGCAACGGCGGCGGCATCCCCGCCGAGGCGGTGCGGCTGGTGAGCGCGTTCGTCCACGGCAAGGTCACCGGATACCAGTGCGCCGTGGACGGCACGTGCGAGGCCTTCCGCACCGACGACACCGTCGAGCTGGTGGGGCTGCCGCTGGCGGTGCTGATCGACCGCAGCTGCGCCTCGGCGTGCGAGCACGTCAGCTCGGCGGTGAAGGATCTGCGGATCGGGCAGCTCGTCGGCACCAGGACGGCCGGCGTCATCTCGGGCCCCGCGCAGTCGTACCTGCTGGCGGACAACACCACGCTGAGCTTCCCCGCCAAGCACCACCTCGGCCCGGACCGCGAGGTGGTCGACCG
This window encodes:
- a CDS encoding S41 family peptidase produces the protein MTVIRTVTAGLALLLAAACTAPSPPRSQAVTAAGTVCASPQGPPGPEKPTTIDVIEQAYFCILTHYYAATTLDARSLLTAGFVALTQELNRSGRDVPDATMPALSGDRKTDWTAFEAVYRKTTDQVPDLRDKLAVATLEALVGALGDNHARWAHGAARHPDHYDGDGYGLGLHASVNGPQVDGNPGAAVPPLFVTTVQGGAAQAAGVRPGDVIESINGSAPFIDGRATSAIAALYPDYPEARPVRLRLLRESTGRRWTVTLEPGLYQRDLATLQVVRSKLLDDGVAYVRLSGFAPDSAKRALNAIARMRQGRTLTGVVLDLRGNGGGIPAEAVRLVSAFVHGKVTGYQCAVDGTCEAFRTDDTVELVGLPLAVLIDRSCASACEHVSSAVKDLRIGQLVGTRTAGVISGPAQSYLLADNTTLSFPAKHHLGPDREVVDRIGVPPDHHVIPSPRDAAAGRDPVLAKALTLLHE